aaaggaccacatCTCCGGCCCActccgtttgggtatcagccagcacgccacaacttaaatcaagaaatagttttctaagatctacagagacacttgctggaacacctcagcaagcgagagtccaaaagtggcaggctcaaacccagaacctcaatcagtggctgataccaaatgagaaactcccccctgggcacacagaaaactgggcaacttggaaggcgctgaacagacttcgctgtggcaccatgagatgcagagccaaccttaagaaatggggccacaaagtggaatccacggcatgcgagtgtggagaagagcaaaccagagaccacctaCTGTAATGCAACCtcagtcctgccacatgcaccatggaggaccttcttgcagcaacaccagaggcactccaagtggccagctactggtcagtggacatttaatagaataccaagcctgcaaactttgtgttttgtttgtttgtttgtttttaatccaatacaactgttttggtttgctcctgacacgataaataaaatcattCTGCTTTAAAAAGGTGGGTTGAAATCAATTGATTCAATTAATTATCtggtttcttccccccccccccccccaccccagttgTCTAAAAGAGGCAAGATAAAGATATTGTATTCTTTATGTGAAGCTCTTTACATCAAAACATAGTGAAACAAACTAAAGAAAGAACAAATTAAAATTACATGCGTCTGCCACTGCAGTAATTGTAAACATAGATCCACTGAAGCCAATCTAAACTGCAATGAGAATTGTAATATCGTCAAGCAAGAAATGCAAAAATAAGgagaaaatgcaaacattaacTTAGAAAATTTACAGAAGGAATACATTATTATAGTCCGTTGGTTTCTTTTTATATGCATTCTGCAGCATTCATCCAATATATGAGCATTATTTATAGAGTGTATATAAAGTATTCAGGCCCAGACCTGTTACTGTACGATAATGCTAGGAAAGGGAATTTACCATCCTGtataaaagaagcagtagttaggcCACTGCTGAAAGAGTTCTCCCTTGATCCCTTGGCCCTTAATATAACTACAGATCAGTGTTTAACCTTCTCTTTTTGGGCAAGGTGGTTGAGAAGGAAGTTGcccttcagagcaggatatggaggAGACTGCAATGATTTCCTTAGTGCCcatgtgtcaaatgcaaggcaTGCTACACCTCTGAGAGAGATAAATTGCtatctcattttaaaaaatcaaaacaacttTGCTTCTAATGAACATTTCCTTCCTGGGAATCCAGCCTAAAACTGAAGGCCTCATCATCTCTGCAGTTATTCCCCTTCCTAACTCAAGCATCCTTTACCAGTCCTTGCCACACTGACCTTAGCTAGTCCCTACTTCTGCTGCTCCTACTGTTCCTGCTCTTGGCATTCGCAATGTTTAATTGCCAGCCACTTTGCAAAGTTTGCAAAGTGTACaactgatggggagatattggaaaaatagatatttatttatgcataaattttatgtactttacaagcactgaaatgtatagaaaaatcaagttctctctgtgtaagaaagccagcaggaaagagaaggatgttgaaagggggagaaaagggtgacatgttatctatacattccagagagAGAGACTGGTACAACAGGAGCCTatcccccctccctcatgacaaaTCAAAGTAGGCCCCCTGATTGATGAATATAagctgtaagctgtatgctgctctttagaaagaaatacagaacatgccttttgtatgttggaagatagaatttggtattcctatgatgctaaagtgacgcagagaatgatgtcaatgtatgtagaagcatgtttctttgtttgcctgcatttggagGGTATAAAAGCCATAGTCAATGCCTTGATTGGGgctctggtgcttttggacacagcttcactccagagtcccagctggaaataaagctgtGATTTTTCAGACCTTGGGAACTCTTTCTcatttcctgaaaccttctccctgccactTCACAACCTTCACCTCTTATGATAAAAAGAtctttggaagacaatcagacTCGGCCATAAGTGATCACTTATAGAATACATAGAATTACAAGTTGGGGTCCAGCAATAAAAAGAACAGAGGCGCATCCTTAGAAGAGGGAGCTCCTGTTTCTTTTAAGAGGGACATCCAGGTGACACCCCAAAGAAAAGTGAGTGTATTCGGCACAAAGGAGAAAAACTCTCCTTTGGCTCGAGGTAATTTTTCAGCTGGAAAGACGTTTGTCTCTCAAAAGAACCGTGTCTTTCCAGTTGTGGGGACTGTGTGGATTGAGCCCGGGGAATGCATTGAGTGACTTCCAATCCCAATCCACACAGTTGTCTTGGGATTTTTGGGCTGCTGGAAGTCAAGAcagccccaccccacccctcccaaaaccccttaCAAAGCCTTAAAACCAGGGAAATAACTCATGCAGCAACCACTTCCCCCTTCTCCTAAGCTCTTCTGGCATGTGTCAATGACACACCTACAGGAGGGGTGGCCAGTAGTGattttcctgccccccccccttctgtagGCATGTCATTGGTGCAAGCCAGAAGATCTTAGGAAAAGGGGAAATGGCTGCTGCATGAGTTATTTCCctggttttaaggttttattaAAAGGTTTTCTTTTGTGTCCTTGCTAGAAAGCTCGgcagagcatctggacaccccacccccccaaaaaagcatgCGTTTTCTGAGGGGGTGGACACAGACTTCAATGCAAGTCCaattgggttttttaaacccaATTGGGCTTGCattaaagtgctgtctggaacaaGCCCAGATCATACAATCAGGAGACTAAGTGAAACACTGCTCTTTAATAAACAGaccaaaaagaaaatgaaataacaTTTGAAGAATTTATTTTATGAGATACAAGGAAGGCAATCACAAGGGGCAATTTTATTATTCAACGATGAATAAAGAGAAACAATCAGAGAAGAGATACAAAGGAACATTGGGGATATATTAAAAGAGCATAAAAAGGGACTAAGCAATCAGGGGAAAAATTTTCTCAAAGAATATTAGAATCATACAACAACGTCTATAATTGATTTATTTCTAGAAAACATATATTACTGAGCTTCCAATAGTCAAAATCAGGCAATTTGGACTATAATGATTTGGAAAATGAATGGTTGGGTattatgttttttgttgtttttattacattgttATAATCTTGTTTACAATTTTACAAAAAGATGCAAAATTGAATAGAACTTGGAAAACCAGTGCTTCAGATTCTATCCAAAAATCCAGGAAACCTGAGGTATTGAGTGATGGAGGCTAATCAAAGTAGTatcattttttgttgtttatggAAATTTCATTCAGATGTGTGTAAGTCCATTTTCAGACTACTCTCATATCACTTATTACcaattgattttattttgatgAGGGCTATTCAAAGTAGTATCATTATTTGTAGTTGTGATCCTATTTATGGAAATTTCGTTCAGATGTATGTAAATCCATTTTCGGATTACTCTCAGATCACTTATTACCAACGGATTTGATTTTGATGAATGCTATTCAAAGTAGTATTATTGTAGTTGTGATCCTATTTATGGAAATTTCATTCAGATGTGTGTAAATCCATTTTTGGATTTCTCTCAGATTTCCTATTACCAACGCATTTGATTTCGACTCTTGGATCTGCTTTAGAAGTTTTGAATTAAGATCTCAAGTTTCGATCAATAACTTCTTACCTTCCTGGAAATTCACTACATGTGGAAAAAGGCCTTTCCTTATTATGACAATGCTAACAttgatttgaaacatttttagaCACATTTTGACATTCTATCTGATGTTTAATGGCTTCATcttatacattttttcttttgaATTACAATACAAACTATCTGTATATCTTTACTCCACATTTTCCCCATACATACATTTTGGGCCCACCTCATTATGTACCTTTTTACATATCCATCTTTTGTTGGATTAGGGCTCTGGGAAATCAGGGTTCAAATTTCCACTCAACCATGGACACTCACTGgctgaccttggccaagtcaaaCTCTTAAGAAGGTAATTGCAAACTCTCTCAGAACAAACCTTGCAAAAAAATTGACTACAAAACTGAAACAAATATCTAGCCATGTATCTTACATCAGATTCCAGGGGAAAAGGCAGATGTTCCAAGAATGCAGGTTGAAGGAAAAAGCAATGTCCGTCTTACAAATGTATAATTCCAAGATGAATAATTATGAGGATTTGTGGAAGTACCAACTTCCCAATTATTTGTAATGTATAGTGATTCAATTATGGTTATCTACtgttcatacatacatacatgtttgtttgtttgtatgtttatgacatttctaccctgcctatCTCACTCCagaggggattcaaggtggctttacatacaggcaacaatttgatgccttaaaacacaatgtacacttaaataaatattgaaatataatttaaaagtacatttaaaacaaaacGTTTAAAAAGAATACACTCAAAGTTAAACACATAATCTATGAGCATAATCGAGCCGTTTCAAAGGGCATTgaacattgttccaagtctaccTATTGCAcgagttctctaaaggcttggccACAAAATCACATTTTCACTCTTTTGAAGAAGGTCAGAAGGGAAGGCGGCTGATCTAgcattgctggggagggagttccatagttgaggggccaccactgtctCTCGCCCCCGGCAATCGTGCCTGTGAGGGAggcgggaccaagaacagggcgtccccaggtgatcttaaggtcctaggtcgCTCGTTgcgggagatacatttggacagataagctgggccagaaccgtttaggactttataggctaaagccagcactttggattgtgcttggtagcagaatggcagccagtggagctgacatacaaggagggttgtatgctccctgtacgatgcttcggtgagcagtctggctgccacccgttggaccatttgtagcttccaaacagtcttcaaaggcagacatatatacacatatgaatACACAAACTCACTTAAATAGGAACAAGAATGTCTTCACATCTCTTATACATAAAGGTTGGATTTCTGCTGCCTTTTTTCCATGTTATAAAGTGATGTGCCTGATGTTTACGATATgagcatatatatttttaatgatgcAAGCAGACATTTCTTTCAGTTTAGGATtggttaatattaatataatgggGTGAGCGGAAGAAAATGCAGACATCAAGATGTCAACAAACAGTTCTTCCAACTGTAAAGTATTAAGAGTGATGTTGGTATGAATTATCAGACCAATGAAATCTAAAAGGTAGAAGAAGAGCCAGAGTAACAAAAATGCCATGACTTTAATGTGGACCTGAGTGTTAAGGTCCTTAACACCAGCACCACTTTCCTTGAGATTTCTTGTGTGTTTCCAGAGAGAGGCAAGCAAAAGAATGATTGCAATTGTGCTTAGGCACAGATTTATTACATAAAAAAAAAGTTgaatgggaaggaaaaaaaagtctGGAGTGCTACAAACCTCTCCTTGGCTGGCATTCTCCAGCAGAGTTTCTGTCAAATTGCACTTTGTGTGTCCAAAATAAACAACAAGTGAAGGAAGGCAAGAGACCATGAAAACAGCTATGGACAATCCAAGCAGCCTGGGTACAAGCATATTAATCCTTGCTTTCAGCCAGAGGAAGAGGGGGTTGGCAAAATTGGCGACCTTCACACAATAGAAAACACTTAGCCATGTGGCACACCAGTTGCTGATCATTTTGGAGAACATCCAGGAAAAGAACGTGATATCTTCTCTGTAAATACAGCGAATATTCACTCGGAAGTAGTACAGGATGTTGAATAGCAGAAGATCCAATTGCATGATAAGTCTGAAGGCACTTGTGCTGGTCAGGAGAAAATCACAAAAGATTCTCCGTCTGTTTTGAAGCCACTGGTGTCCATTCACAACCACGATGAATCCATTTCCCAAAATACCAGTAAGAGACATAGTTCCAAAGATGACCCAAGCAGGGATATCAACTTCAAATATATTGTTGCTAGTCATTACTGCTACTTTCTGGGGAAATCAATTGAAAGGAATTATGAAATTATACTTCTCTAGGATTCTACCTGATGTCTGTTAGAGAACGCTGCTGTTCGGTTCATTTAAAACAGTCAAATCACGCTACAGAGTTGGATGCAAATCTCAGGAAGATGTACCATGGTATCATGTAGCTGATctgatataattttttttcatgtagaCTTCAATTATAGACTTGTGTCATTCAGTTTAAATAAAAGTGGGTTGAAATTATTTAATTCAGTTAATTATCTGGTTTCGTTTTTCCCAGATATCAAATGGAGAAGCTGAGTTGCTAGCCATCATTGTCATTTTCTAGGAAAAGAAAACATCTTAGAGAATGTATCTATGTGTGATTTTCCTAGTCTTCTTCTGGGGTCTGACAGAGCAAACTTTGCTATTTAGAGCTTCTTAAATAGACAGGACATATTATAGACAGCAAGGATTCTGTTATTGAAGACTTAATTACGTGTCAATGCTGAACAGGAtgctgaaataattacaaaatagtaTCTTGTGTTTTTGAGTCAGGACCTTTTTGTGAGCCTCCTTCACAGTTGATTATAGAATTCATCCCATCAGGTCCTTTTTAGCGGCATGCGCTGGTTCGTTTATCCTTTATGATGGGGCCCGTCAGTCCCATTCCATGACGTAGAATAACCTCCGGCAGGGCTCCATCATAAAAAATAAGCAAACTGGCGCATGACACggcaatggcaacatgggaggcttcccatgttgaatAGAAGTCAACGGGAGAAGCCGGGCGGCCAATGCTTCCCTTGTGGGATGGAGAATGAGGTGAATCAGGGGATGGGCCATGTGTCCTCCACACCCTCTCCCCAATGGGCACTGCCAAATTCGCCACAATGCATGGCAATTCTAGCGGCTCATCTGATGATGTCATCTGTTTATTGACCTTCTCACTTTCACAATCACAGTATTGAAGACTTTGCAAGATTTCAGACGAAATTGGAATCATTGCCACCTCTGCAATTGGTTCTTCCTCAtctctttgagtccccccccccaccccagtttTTATTATCATCACTTCTTTAAAAAGATTCATCACATTATTTACACTTATTTCAATTAGGTGCGGGTACTCATAGATCTTTTGTACAAACATTTGTAAATCTGATTATTAGTATTTGTGCTTATTTTTGGTGCAAGTATACCTAGGACATTTTGTAGCCAGCATTCCTAGATATTATTCATTTCTTAATCTTTTAAATAGTCTTTCTCTTAGTCACATTTAACTAtttgatttgaaagaaaaaagaaaaagaaagaaaaagaaagaaaataaaactcCTGTGTTATCCCCATCACCCAGCTCCTCGACCACGTTTTCCATGATATATTTATCTTTAGCCATATACACAGTTCTCTTAATTTCTTTATAATATCTGTATTGGCTTTATCATTTTTATCCATTCTATGTATATtgtccatttgtttgttttttattttctctgTTTTATACTCTTGGGTTATCCTCCTTTGTTATAACTTGTCATAATTTGAAATTGAACCTGTTCATATATGTAATTGTTCCACTAACGTCCACTTTTTCCATCTTTCTACCCCCATGCAAATACTGCTTGTCCagcttaaattatagttttaaacAATTCTTGTTCTTTTCTATTAATTCTCATGTTTCCTAATATTCCCATCAGTATTATGTCAAAATTTACTTGTATgggtattttaaatattttttctatCGTTTTTATTATCATTTCCCAGACGGGGGGTTACTCTGAACATTTCCACCACATATGTGAGTACCATCCCTTATTCATTCCACAGTGGCAGCACACTGGGCTTAATTCTTTTATCATATAGGATAATTGGGCTGGGGTCCTATACCATTTTAGTGTAAATTTCCTTTCTAATGCTTTATATTTCTccatttttgttttccttcatccCCTTCATTATATCTTGTATTTTTTGACTAATTTTGTATTGTTCAACTAAATGGTCCTTCTCTTtgccatttattttgtattattattatcatatagtAATTGTCCTTAATTACTCCATTTAactctttttttatttttccattatttGAAAGATTTCTCCcaatttatctttttttctccattttccttcatatttttctTGTTTAAATTTGTTATATAGATCTAATAATTTTATCCAGTTCTTATCACCTatatgtatttcagaagaagccTGTTTGGACTGAAACATCATAAAGCAGGACTGGAGCAATACCACAACAAATTCTGTCATTTGTATTCTTATAACTAAACTTGTGGGAAACTAACATCATCACTATTAAGTATCTGCAGTAACTTTAAACTGAAAAAGTAATCTAGAGACAGTTATTTAATTTTGTGGTAGACAAACATTTATAATAGGAAACACTTTATTCCTGTGAACAACATTACATGATTACAAGCATAGTTAAtattcagaatttatttatttttatttgtatcaaAAGtcttgcataaattagtataaaactgttaaaaatagAAGGGAGACAAgaggctaaatatattttgaccaaaaatgggcaataacaaccacattgtctgtagcctccaactattcttcctctgtacatgaggcagggcattgtgggcaagcatatagatgcggaattgtctgttctgttccacagtcgcacaaggtttcttctaggtagtgccattttgccaggttgtcttttgatctgcccacttcacttctgaatctgttcagggacttccaagttgcccattcttggtttgcccctggaggcagacttTTGTGCAGGTATTTCCTGGTTTAACTCTCCAGAGGGATACTGGTTTGGGATTTCTTGGTTTAACTGTCCATGGGGATACTGGTTTGGGATTTCTTGGTTTAACTGTCCATGGGGATACTggtttgggatttcctggtttagctgtccaGAGGGATACTGCTCCTGTTGCCAggggaacgttaagaggagtgatggttctcatgaagctcttccttgatttgagtctactaggaggaggctgatagccgtGCAGTGGGTGGCTTCACaaggttcaaccttatttctctcacagttagcagcaatttCCATTGCACATCAGAATGATGTAGTACATTAGCACATtgattctccatttctaagaaacACCATCACACAAGTACTTAAGGTAAGCCATCAAACGATAGAATACACTCTGTTATAAATAGATAAACAGCAATATACCTTTGCAAAACAATTATCAATTAACATACAATGTTCTTGAAGGCTCCCTGCAAATTGGTAGAACCAATATGGGGAGTGTTTTTTCCTTAGGtgccaatattatttattatttatttatttcattcatttctactccgcccagaggcagccctagataattttcaacggtaaacaaacagtatccccccccccccccatcaatcaccgatatatattttctgttcgtcatgggagttctgtgtgccatatttggttcaattccatcattggtggagttcagaatgctctttgattgtaggtgaactatacatcccagtaactacaactcgcatatgtcaaggtctattttccctcaagagcgcctcaagagcgcccctgggcaaaatcaactatactgcaaatgcttactttgcataatgggttgagccgcccctgactccgCCCTTCTTCCcacaaagggggactcagagcggcctcacataagcatcaaatgATACTATCATCATATACACCACaggaattacaattaaaacagtaaaactcaatttaaaacattatacaaattcattagtaaattcatttaacaataaattaacatgctgctaaaaccaagatccagccaggtaaatccaatgtcgcaaTGTCCAAAAATTTCCTTTCCAAGTTGCTGCTATCCTCTAGTTGAACGCCAATATACTTCCATATATCTTGCAAATGTTGTGGAGGGCTACACAATTGGAGGCAATTGGAACATAATTTTCCTCTGACACAGTCTTGTGGAAAGAGAACCACAACTGGAATTCAGTCtgcctaaggccctttctacaacATTTCTGGCCCTGAATTGGACAAAGCTAAAGTTTTCCAAAGGA
This genomic interval from Anolis sagrei isolate rAnoSag1 chromosome 2, rAnoSag1.mat, whole genome shotgun sequence contains the following:
- the LOC132766500 gene encoding taste receptor type 2 member 143-like; translation: MTSNNIFEVDIPAWVIFGTMSLTGILGNGFIVVVNGHQWLQNRRRIFCDFLLTSTSAFRLIMQLDLLLFNILYYFRVNIRCIYREDITFFSWMFSKMISNWCATWLSVFYCVKVANFANPLFLWLKARINMLVPRLLGLSIAVFMVSCLPSLVVYFGHTKCNLTETLLENASQGEVCSTPDFFFLPIQLFFYVINLCLSTIAIILLLASLWKHTRNLKESGAGVKDLNTQVHIKVMAFLLLWLFFYLLDFIGLIIHTNITLNTLQLEELFVDILMSAFSSAHPIILILTNPKLKEMSACIIKNIYAHIVNIRHITL